Part of the Sphingomonadaceae bacterium OTU29LAMAA1 genome, CGGGTTGGAGTTCGGAGATCCGGCACCGGCTGCAAACCTGAAGATCCGTTCGGCACGCTGACGCAGCCGATGGGCCGTCTCGATCGCGCCCCGCTTCTCGACCGGGCGGAGGGCGGCCAACATGAGACCTTCGTCGATTTGGCTCACCGGATACCCGCCGATCACCGGAAAGAGATCGCGCTCCATCGACGTGATCACATCGCTGGTGTGGACATCCCTCCACCTCGACTTCTGCGCCTCGTGCCATTCCCGGGCGAACTTCTCGAAGGTGTCCTCGTGTCCCGTCTTGCGCACTTGGGCGGCCCGTCGGCGTTCGAGCGCGGGATCTCGACCGATCCGCAACGCCGCCTTCGCCTCTTCGCGCATTTCGCGAGCCGTCCGCAGGCTGACGTCGGGATAGCTCCCGAGGATGAGTCGGCGCTCCTTGCCGCCGAACCGGTACTTCAGGCGCCACGACTTGTGGCCTTTGGTCGTCACGTAGAGGCTGAGACCACCTCCGTCCGCGACCTTGTAGTCCTTGTCCCGGGGCGCCGCGTTTCGCGCCTTCACGTCCGTTAGCATCGATGCCCCCACGGACCGTGCGCGGATGCCCCCATCATGCCCCCAGGACATGTCGGATGGATTAGGATGTTCTCGGACGTCATTGGACGGTCAGCTATATGCTGAGAGGCGTTTCTAAAACCCTGCCGGATAAGCCCGGACGCTCTCGGATAGCCGCTTGGCGGAGAGAGTGGGATTCGAACCCACGGTAGGCTTCCACCTACGGCGGTTTTCAAGACCGCTGCCTTAAACCACTCGGCCATCTCTCCGTGGTCGGCTCCGAATAGTCGCACCGCGGCTGCCCGTGCAAGCCCCGCGACGATAAGAGGTTCACGCCGCGGCCGCCCTGTGGCACCAACGATGGCATGTGGGGGCAACGACTGACACGCGGGCTGAAGGCCGGCATTCTCGCGACGACACTGACACTGGCGTCCGCCGGTCCGGCCGCGGCGCAGGACGAATCGGGTTTTCAGGCCTATCTTGCGACCCTGCGTCAGCAGGCGCAGGCAGAAGGCGTAACGCAGCGGACGATCGACGCGGTGTTCCCGACGCTGACGCTCAGCGAACGCACGATTCAGCTCGATCGCGCACAGCCCGGCAATCCCGGCAGCACCGCGACACCCCCTTTCGCGCCGTACAAGGCGAGCCATGTCGACGCCGCACGGATCGGCCGCGGACGCGCGACCTATCAGGCGCAGCGCGCACGTCTGTCGCGGGTCGAGCGGGAAACCGGCGTGCCCGAATCGATCATGGTCGCTATCTGGGGGCATGAGACCAACTACGGCGCCTACACTGGCAATTTCGATCTGCTCCGCAGCCTCGCCAGTCTTGCCTACGAGGGCCGCCGTCGCAGCCTGTTTGCCGGTGAATTTATCGCCGGCCTCAAGATCCTCGATCGCGGCATCCCGCGCGAACGTCTGGTCGGCAGTTGGGCGGGGGCGACCGGTAACCCTCAATTTTTGCCCTCGGTTTACCTCCGGCTGGCGCGCGATGGCGACGGCGACGGCCGCGCCGACATCTGGACCAGCCCGGCC contains:
- a CDS encoding lytic murein transglycosylase, giving the protein MWGQRLTRGLKAGILATTLTLASAGPAAAQDESGFQAYLATLRQQAQAEGVTQRTIDAVFPTLTLSERTIQLDRAQPGNPGSTATPPFAPYKASHVDAARIGRGRATYQAQRARLSRVERETGVPESIMVAIWGHETNYGAYTGNFDLLRSLASLAYEGRRRSLFAGEFIAGLKILDRGIPRERLVGSWAGATGNPQFLPSVYLRLARDGDGDGRADIWTSPADTLASIGNYFANAGWRPGQPWGIAVSVPAGLNRSAVTNRLVSPRCPRVFERHSRWRTMAEWRSMGLVPQGRGWPSDTVQATLIEPDGPGATAYLLTSNYRVILDYNCSNFYALSVGLLADAVEG